A region of the Mytilus trossulus isolate FHL-02 chromosome 11, PNRI_Mtr1.1.1.hap1, whole genome shotgun sequence genome:
gagctataatccaaaaggtccaaaaagtatagccaaattcgtgaaaggaatcagagctttgcatgagggagatacattccttaatttataataatttctaatattttgtaacagcaaattttaataacacaaaaaatccgtattttcatgccagtaccgaagtactggctaatgggctggtgataccctcggggactaatagtccaccagcagaggcatcgacccagtggtagtaataaaatcaacggtaccaattttgttgcaccagatgcgcatttcgacaatacatgtctcttcagtgatgctcgtggccaaaatatttgaaatccaaagcatatataaaagatgaggagctataatccaaaaggtccaaaaagtatagccaaattcgtgaaaggaatcagagctttgcatgagggagatacattccttaatttataataatttctaatattttgtaacagcaaattttaataacacaaaaaatccgtattttcatgccagtaccgaagtactggctactgggctggtgataccctcggggactaatagtccaccagcagaggcatcgacccagtggtagtaataaaatcaacggtaccaattttgttgcaccagatgttAATATGCATgagaataaaataaacactcTTAAATATTCGAATACCAGTAAGTGCAAACCAATATTCCGATTTGTTATCTGTAAGTGGACAAATACAGGGGAATTTGCCTTACTTTTTACTAGTGATTTAATTTTTGTGCACCATATATATAACGTCTTGAAATTCAAATACACGTTATGTATCCATGctatttggtttttaatttcagGCTTTTTCTCTGGTACACTTGTAACAAAATATGGTCCTCGAAAGTGTGGAATAATTGGAGGATTTTTGTCGGCACTTGGTATCGGATTGGCGTTCATTGCTTCCAGCATAGTCTATCTTGTTCTATTCATTGGATTGATCACTGGTTTGTATTTTCTAAAGCAGgtgtaaattaaaacaatcaataataaaaacaataaaaaattacgAACATATTTCACCATGCcgcaaaaaagaagaaataatacaatatgttGTCAAATACTATGTTTTACCGTTAGCACGTCTACTGTAATATGAGAAAGCCACACAAAATGGTAACTTCTTTGCGTTTTTGAAAATACCAGAATATCTAAGATGacgaacatttattttatttgtacatggTCATTGAAAAAATACCCCATAGGAACACGTACAACAATATTTTCCTTactctttaaaaatatatatttgtaggtTCCGGTTTCTCGCTGTGTTATATAAGTGCGTCTACAGTTGTTGGAATGCATTtcaaaggaaaacaaaaaatactggCACTGGCATTTGTTTCCTTTGGTTCAGGTATTGGTGGATCCCTCTTCCCCGTTATTCTCGAAATTCTCATCTCGAGATTTGGATGGCGAGGATCTCTGCTCATTATTGCTGGACTCATGCTACATCTCGTTGCCATGGGGATAAGTTATACTGTTCCTCTGAAGTATAATCGTAGTAGAAGAAATAGTATTGCACGAAGATCCAACATCATTAATGAAGGTAACAGTGTCACGTTACCACGATATGACGTAACAAGTAAAGAAAGCCAAACTTATAACCAGAAAGGGCCAGGTATGAAAAGCGATCAAACTAATTCGAATATCAAAATATTAGGCTCAGACGAAAACAAACCGAATCAAACTGCTGTCAGTTCTTCGGACCAAAGACGTAGATCTCTGTACGAATTTTCCAAACTTAGACGTAGATCACTATACGAAGTTGAGGAAGACGATGACTTAAACCAAACTTTTGCGTCCATCTTTAAAGACATTATAACGAACAAACTTTTTATGGGATACGCATTTTCAATAGCGATAAGTTTAGCTTCGATTAACGCTACGctaattttcttcattgattATTTTGAATCCAAAGGAATTCGAAGACAAGATGCGTTGAAAATTTATCTTCTTATGAATCTAACAAATTCTTTTTTCCGTCTATTTCCTGGACTTTTAAAACAAGCACCTCATATAAGTGTTTTATCCATTCCATCGGCATGTACACTCATATCatctatttctttattattatttacttttgTCGGATCTTCAATTGTTCTAAATACTATGGTAGCCTGTATGTTTGGGATTGGGATGGGTGGTATGGTGACAGTCATGGCAGTGTCTATAGTGAAGCTGATTGGTCAAACTAATTATTCTGCTGGGCTTGGAGTATCAATGACGATTGTAGGAATATTTAATACAGCTGCCGGACCACTCTCAGGTacgtttttgttttcattattatgGATCAATGTTATGGGTAAATTTGTCGCTattcttaaaattgaaagaattgtTAATTGGTTTCATTCATATAGATTTCACGTAACATATGAAAACACTGAGTAAGGTTTAACGATTACTTAATTGGACAATGGAAACTCTACGAATCTTAACCTATGTAGAAAAATGTATTTGTGCGGAGCCAGAAAATGCGCTTTCAGTGGTATTTACAAAAACAGTAAACGTATATACAAATATGGCTtactaaacaaaacaaaaatgaacggTTCTAATTGTACCACTGAGTATTTATAGAGACTGTATTTTTTTACCATCCATAGATTAGGCAAGTACAGATGATCGACatgtgtttaaataaaattaagctATCATAACAATagaaactttattttaaatttgatggaatattgaaacaaaatgtAACAGATTTTGAAAGTtgcatttttacaaatatgaagTTAATTTTGTATTCCAGGATACCTTCGTGATATATCAGGAAATTACAACACatcgtttttttgtttgtcagTCGTCTTATTTATAGCATCAGTATCGTTTTTCGTAACCATGGTTTGCAGATACTACCATATACATGACAGAGGTTCTAGATTTGACTTTGAAtttatcataacaaaaaaatcaagaagAACAAGCCTAGTTCCATGGAGACGGAAGTCTGTCACTATATCCAGTGTTCATTTGTGACTaactgaaagaaataaaaattgaagtAAACGATGGCAACTTTAATAAGACTTCtcaatacaaaaacaattgaCAACCAAAAGTCTGGAGCAGTTTTGAGTTTCgagttttacttttatatttaccaaccatgtatatgttttgtgttgatttataaagattagataaaatgaaaataaaactatttccAACGAACTTTCATAAAATACGATGTAGTTCAACCTACAGTGAATCTGCAATAAACATCTTATACATCCGACCTAAACATTGTGAAAACTAATGTGTAAGTAAATGATTGCTTACCGTGTTAAAGCATTTAAATGATCTTATTTTGCATATATCATTACAAACCAGTTACGAGAAGgtacaaatacatataaaacataacaataagGTTTATACTACGAAAATATTTTCCTCAAGGCCAACTGGTTTCTTGACCGGAATTCGACCTGAAAAAAGGTCTCGAGACAATGTAGCTCATACATAATACAACCCCCATTTTAGGAACCATAATAAATACCCCCGTACTATCCACCCTAAAATATcttatttgaaacataaatgtaCGAAATACATTGATGCTTTCATTCATATGTATCTAGATCACTGCACTAGAAACTTATAACACTGATCCATTTAACATGGTAGTCGTTTccgtatttagattttttttttagaaaaatacatacaggtcatgtttttctgttttacGTTTGATGacgtacattttttattattatttttaaatgtaaagacGTCCTTGCTcagcagtattttttttatacgtttCCAAAACAAAACACGCCTGTacataaaactagaggctctaaagagcctgtgtcgctcaccttggtctatgtgaatattaaacaaaggaagcagatggattcatgacaaaattgtgt
Encoded here:
- the LOC134690103 gene encoding monocarboxylate transporter 13-like; translation: MDNTAEEKERCSNDEIKQMFRNKLEIVLKIDDTNVYDNKESDVSNATTVHDPASVSNQLKNISQYTLDNVDSSNKERGTDGGTDNLQSYRGSRLGDKEHDDSNLEKDEIAGNKTDYQKWCILFGGFFSFVLVAGFPFNMSVLYVEWLQEFGKSNSETALVQSVCTGMFMTGGFFSGTLVTKYGPRKCGIIGGFLSALGIGLAFIASSIVYLVLFIGLITGSGFSLCYISASTVVGMHFKGKQKILALAFVSFGSGIGGSLFPVILEILISRFGWRGSLLIIAGLMLHLVAMGISYTVPLKYNRSRRNSIARRSNIINEGNSVTLPRYDVTSKESQTYNQKGPGMKSDQTNSNIKILGSDENKPNQTAVSSSDQRRRSLYEFSKLRRRSLYEVEEDDDLNQTFASIFKDIITNKLFMGYAFSIAISLASINATLIFFIDYFESKGIRRQDALKIYLLMNLTNSFFRLFPGLLKQAPHISVLSIPSACTLISSISLLLFTFVGSSIVLNTMVACMFGIGMGGMVTVMAVSIVKLIGQTNYSAGLGVSMTIVGIFNTAAGPLSGYLRDISGNYNTSFFCLSVVLFIASVSFFVTMVCRYYHIHDRGSRFDFEFIITKKSRRTSLVPWRRKSVTISSVHL